Part of the Phycisphaerales bacterium genome, GCCGTCGACGAGCTGGTATTCGTTGTTGCGGATGGCCGCCTGGTACTGGTCGATCAGCAGGCGCCGGATCTCGCTCGTGCCGCCCGGGGCGCGCCAGTCGATGGTGACCGGCTGCCCGTAGTTGGCCTGGTGCCACTCGTTGAAGGCCCGCTCGTACTCGAAGCGGATCTGCTCGGTGTGCGGCGTGATGATGACCAGCAGCACGCCCTCGCCATCGGGCGCGTCGTTGCTCGCCGGCCGCACCAGCCAGGGCAGGACCAGCAGTCCGGCGAGCAGCACGCCCAGGGTTCCGACCGTCCATCGCATGGGGCCAGTCTACGCTGAGGCGATGACCAGCCCATCCCGACCGACGCCCGACAACACCACCAAGGCCGCCGTCGTCACCGGCGGCACCGCCGGCATCGGCCTGGCCACGGCGAGGGCTCTCATCAAGCGCGGCTGGCGGGTGCTCATCGTCGGGCGAGACCCCAAGCGCCTGGGCGAGGCCCTCGACGCCCTGGGGGGCCGGGCCCAGGGAACCAGCGCCGACGTCGGCAAGCCCGACGGCCCGGGAGCCATCGTCGCCGCCTGCATGAAGGCCTTCGGCCGCATGGACGCGCTCATCAACAACGCCGGCGTGGCGCCCCTGGTGCCCCTGGCCCAGCACACGCCCGGCCTCATCGACCAGTGCTTTGCCACCAACGCCATCGGGCCGGCCAAGCTCATCCTGGCGGCATGGCCGCACCTCTCGGTCACCAAGGGGCGCGTCGTCAACGTCTCGTCGATGGCCACGCGCGACCCCTACCCCGGCTTCTTCGGATACGCCGCGAGCAAGGCGGGCGTCGAGCTCATGGTCAAGAGCATCGCCAACGAGGGCAAGGCTGCGGGCGTCAAGGCGTTCGCCGTCGCGCCGGGTGCGACCGAGACCGCCATGTTTCGCGCCATCTTCGACGAGTCCGCCGTGCCGCGCAAGGACGTGCTCGACCCGGCCGCCGTCGCGGCCCTCATCGCCGACTGCGCGACGGGCCAGCGCGACGAAGACAACGGCAAGGCCATCGAGATCGTGCCGGACGGGTAAGCCATGGCCGTTACACCCAGCCCGCCGCTGCTCGCGCTGGCCGAACCGGGCGCCATCGCCGGCCTCTTGCTCGTGCTCGGGCTGCTGATGACCCTGAGCCTGGTCTTCGCTCGCGCGCTCCGCCGATTCGGCGTGCCCATCGTGCTGGGCTTCCTGCTGCT contains:
- a CDS encoding SDR family oxidoreductase, which gives rise to MTSPSRPTPDNTTKAAVVTGGTAGIGLATARALIKRGWRVLIVGRDPKRLGEALDALGGRAQGTSADVGKPDGPGAIVAACMKAFGRMDALINNAGVAPLVPLAQHTPGLIDQCFATNAIGPAKLILAAWPHLSVTKGRVVNVSSMATRDPYPGFFGYAASKAGVELMVKSIANEGKAAGVKAFAVAPGATETAMFRAIFDESAVPRKDVLDPAAVAALIADCATGQRDEDNGKAIEIVPDG